One window of Pandoraea oxalativorans genomic DNA carries:
- a CDS encoding IS3 family transposase (programmed frameshift) — protein MEVLTGPERRRRWTAEQKLSMVRESFEPGKSVSMVARHYGVNPNQLFHWRKLYQDGSLSAVKAGEEVVPASELADALKQIRELQRMLGKKTMENEILREAVEYSRGKKMDSALALAAGGRPVKLVCEVLGVSRSNVSARLSRPATWRDGRQSRPTDDETVVEEIRRVVGDLPSYGYRRVWGTLRNERVAVGLAPFNAKRIYRIMRTHGLLTQRRPIAPRAHRRHDGKVAVARSNQRWCSDGFEFRCDNGEPLRVTFALDCCDREAMSWAATTAGHSGDIVRDVMLAAVENRFGNEVHTPSEIEWLSDNGSGYTADDTRRFAMNIGLKPLTTPVCSPQSNGMAESFVKTMKRDYVAFMPKPDAATAAHNLAIAFEHYNEKHPHSALKYRSPREFRRSMDSATLV, from the exons GAGCGCCGGCGTCGCTGGACGGCGGAGCAGAAACTGTCGATGGTTCGCGAGAGTTTCGAACCGGGAAAATCGGTTTCAATGGTCGCGCGCCATTACGGCGTGAACCCGAACCAGCTATTCCACTGGCGCAAGCTGTACCAGGACGGTAGCCTGTCAGCGGTCAAGGCTGGCGAAGAAGTGGTTCCGGCATCGGAGTTGGCTGATGCGCTCAAGCAGATTCGCGAGCTGCAACGGATGCTCGGCAAAAAAACAATGGAGAACGAGATTCTCCGGGAAGCAGTTGAATACAGCCGAG GCAAAAAAATGGATAGCGCACTCGCCCTTGCTGCCGGAGGACGGCCAGTGAAACTGGTCTGTGAAGTTCTCGGCGTGTCGCGCTCGAACGTATCGGCACGACTGTCGCGTCCGGCGACGTGGCGCGATGGCCGGCAATCAAGGCCGACCGACGACGAAACTGTAGTCGAGGAAATCCGCCGTGTCGTCGGCGATTTGCCCAGCTATGGCTACCGGCGGGTTTGGGGCACGTTGCGCAACGAGCGCGTTGCAGTTGGACTGGCGCCGTTCAATGCCAAGCGCATTTATCGCATCATGCGAACGCATGGGCTGCTGACGCAGCGCCGACCGATTGCGCCGCGAGCCCACCGTCGACATGATGGCAAAGTGGCCGTCGCGCGCAGCAATCAGCGATGGTGCTCGGACGGCTTCGAGTTCCGCTGCGACAACGGCGAGCCGCTGCGTGTGACGTTTGCGCTGGATTGCTGCGACCGAGAAGCGATGAGCTGGGCGGCGACGACAGCAGGCCACAGCGGCGACATTGTGCGCGACGTGATGCTGGCCGCAGTGGAAAATCGGTTCGGCAACGAGGTGCATACGCCGTCCGAAATCGAGTGGCTGAGCGACAATGGTTCGGGCTATACGGCTGACGATACGCGCCGGTTTGCGATGAACATCGGACTAAAGCCATTGACCACGCCCGTGTGCAGTCCGCAAAGTAACGGCATGGCCGAGAGCTTCGTGAAAACGATGAAGCGCGACTACGTCGCCTTCATGCCGAAGCCGGATGCTGCAACCGCTGCTCACAATCTGGCCATTGCATTTGAGCATTACAACGAGAAGCACCCCCATAGCGCGCTGAAATACCGCTCGCCTCGCGAGTTCCGGCGCTCGATGGATTCAGCAACCTTAGTGTGA